Sequence from the Streptomyces sp. NBC_00440 genome:
GAGCCCGCATCAGCGCCATCCGGTCCCGGCCGAGATCGCGGCGGCGCGTCCACTCCACCCCGTGGTCGGCGGCCTCCTCCTTGTTCCAGCCGTAGCCGAGACCTAGCGTGAAGCGGCTGCCCGAGAGGTGGTCGAGGGTCGCGATCTGCTTGGCCAGGCCGATCGGGTCGTGCTGGGCGATGAGCGTGACACCCGTGCCCAGGGCCAGGGTGTCCGTCACCGCGGCGGCCTGCCCCAGCGCGACGAACGGGTCGAGCGTCCTGCTGTACTCGGCGGGCAGTTCGCCTCCCATCGGGTACGGAGTGGCCCGCTCGACCGGTATGTGCGTGTGCTCGGGCAGATACAGCCCGGCGAACCCGCGCTGCTCCAGCTCCCGTGCGAGCCGTACCGGGGTGACGGTCCGGTCGGTCAGAAAGATCGTGGTGCCCAGCCGCATGACATCAGCCCTCATTCGCGCTCGTGTATCCGTGCCGTGGGCGCAGAGGTTATGACGTCCGGGGCGAAAATCCGAGCGCCGTGTCACGGTCTCTGTCCCGCCCTCTTCCCTTCTCGCCCGGTTCACGGCTGAATACCAGGGTTCAGCTGCACCCCTTGTGTCCCCACAGACCCCTGGAGCCGTTGGCATGAACCCTGGAGACCCGACCCCCGGCGAGCTGGGCCGGCGCGGACTGCTGGTGACGGGAGCAGCCGCCGCGCTTACGTTGGGAAGCGTGAGCTTCGCGAACGCGGCGGACGGCGGTGGCGGCGCACCGCAGGACAGCACCCCGGGCGGCACACCACCGGCAGGAGGCACACCGCAGGACCGGACGAGGACGGTGAGCGGCACGCTGCCGCCCGGCTCGCCCGACTACGTCTATCTGCCGGTGGACGTTCCCGAAGGGGTCCGCGAGCTGGCGGTCTCGTACACGTACGAGAAGCCGGTGGTGCCCGCGGGCACTCAGGGCAACGCCCTGGACATCGGCATCTTCGACGAGCGCGGTACCGACCTCGGCGGGACGGGGTTCCGCGGCTGGTCGGGCGGCGCGCGCAGCGAGTTCTTCATCCGCGGCGACGCGGCGACCCCCGGCTATCTGCCGGGCCCGGTCCGCGCGGGCCGGTGGAACATCGCGCTCGGCCCGTACACCACGGCCCCCGAGGGGCTCCCGTACACCGTCACCATCACCCTGCGCTTCGGCCCGACGCCCGGGACGCCGAAGCCGGTGTATCCGCCGGTGCGCGCGAAGGGGCGCGGGCGGGCCTGGTACCGGGGCGACTGCCACATCCACTCGGTGCACTCGGACGGCAAGCGCACCCCGGCCGAGATCGCCGCGCTGGCCCGTTCGGCGGGGCTCGACTTCATCAACACCAGTGAGCACAACACGAGTTCCGGGCACCGCGCGTGGGACGGGCTGTGGGGCGACGACCTGCTCATCCTGACCGGTGAGGAGATCACCACGCGCAACGGCCATGTGCTGGGCATCTCCACCGACCACGGCACCTGGGTCGACTGGCGCTACCGCGCCCGGGACAACCGCTTCGGCCACTACGCCCGCGAGATCCGCCGTGCGGGCGGCCTGGTCGTCCCGGCGCACCCGCACGCGACCTGCATAGGCTGCAACTGGAAGTTCGGCTTCGGCGAGGCGGACGCGGTGGAGGTGTGGAACGGGCCCTACACCCTGGACGACGAGGTGTCCGTGGCGGACTGGGACAACACCCTGGTCAGCGGCGGCCGGGACTGGACCCCGGCGATGGGCAACAGCGACGCGCACAAGGACCCGGACCGGATCGGCACCCCGCAGACGGTCGTACTGGCCGACGACCTCAGCAGGGACGCCATCCTGGCGGGCATCCGCGCGGGCCACTCGTACATCACCGAGTCCTCGGCGATCTCGCTCACCTTCGGCGCCGCCGGCGGACGCGCGGCCCACGCGGGCATCGGCGACCGCCTCCGGGTGCCGGCCGACACCCCGGTGACGGTCCGCCTGGATGTCACCGGCGCCCCCGGCTGCACGGCGAACTTCGTCACGGACCAGGGCACGCTGTACACCACGCCCCTGCCCAAGTCGGGTGCGGGCACGGTGGAATGGCACACGACACCGGCGTACGCCACCTATGTACGCGCGGAGGTCCGGCACGCCCCGGCGGCTGCGGGGCTGCCGGGGGCGCTGGCGGCGCTGACCAATCCGGTGTTTCTGGGGGCGTGACGGGCGGGGGCCGCCGGGGCGGGTCGACGGCCCCGGGAAGCTGCGCGCGGGGCTTCCCGGGGCGGTCGGTCACGGCAGGATTCGGTCAGTGCAGGAGTTCGACGTACCCGTCCGTTCCGTGCACGCGGATCCGCTGTCCGTCCCGGATCAGC
This genomic interval carries:
- a CDS encoding TIGR03619 family F420-dependent LLM class oxidoreductase, with amino-acid sequence MRLGTTIFLTDRTVTPVRLARELEQRGFAGLYLPEHTHIPVERATPYPMGGELPAEYSRTLDPFVALGQAAAVTDTLALGTGVTLIAQHDPIGLAKQIATLDHLSGSRFTLGLGYGWNKEEAADHGVEWTRRRDLGRDRMALMRALWAAEPTSYEGEFGSVRASEAHPKPRGGSVRTLIGGAAGPKLFAHIAEYADGWMPIGGRGLGESMPVLRQVWQDAGRDPAALHVVPYAVLPTPGKLAHYAELGIEEVVLQLPSADEASVLKVLDEYAPYLAA
- a CDS encoding CehA/McbA family metallohydrolase produces the protein MNPGDPTPGELGRRGLLVTGAAAALTLGSVSFANAADGGGGAPQDSTPGGTPPAGGTPQDRTRTVSGTLPPGSPDYVYLPVDVPEGVRELAVSYTYEKPVVPAGTQGNALDIGIFDERGTDLGGTGFRGWSGGARSEFFIRGDAATPGYLPGPVRAGRWNIALGPYTTAPEGLPYTVTITLRFGPTPGTPKPVYPPVRAKGRGRAWYRGDCHIHSVHSDGKRTPAEIAALARSAGLDFINTSEHNTSSGHRAWDGLWGDDLLILTGEEITTRNGHVLGISTDHGTWVDWRYRARDNRFGHYAREIRRAGGLVVPAHPHATCIGCNWKFGFGEADAVEVWNGPYTLDDEVSVADWDNTLVSGGRDWTPAMGNSDAHKDPDRIGTPQTVVLADDLSRDAILAGIRAGHSYITESSAISLTFGAAGGRAAHAGIGDRLRVPADTPVTVRLDVTGAPGCTANFVTDQGTLYTTPLPKSGAGTVEWHTTPAYATYVRAEVRHAPAAAGLPGALAALTNPVFLGA